A portion of the Hylaeus volcanicus isolate JK05 unplaced genomic scaffold, UHH_iyHylVolc1.0_haploid 12237, whole genome shotgun sequence genome contains these proteins:
- the LOC128883679 gene encoding uncharacterized protein LOC128883679 isoform X1 yields the protein MRVILKQINYFYTSICFMLILFLGSRIVSVSGVKGLHATYGLAILKNKVGLLQELNASVASTKSRFGSLSSFSGYKKIKPAIIPCSECMKILDKFISQCALNEGFLKPVISLREFCETSVSADPSFTDRDFKYCLELGKRLAKKTGANFAALHTNNHVMGSCSAFLNMCHEHGGGWRCYSGLCDELAACTDCPYVMLQLAPQQPLQPEICADRGECFIGSTTSNNGYCECDNPFRGLACDQYVIHSTTDI from the exons ATGAGGGTAATATTGAAGcagatcaattatttttatacaagtaTATGTTTTATGCTAATTTTGTTTCTCGGTAGTAGAATAGTTAGTGTTTCTGGTGTCAAGGGTTTGCATGCAACATACGGTCTAG CAATCCTCAAAAATAAAGTTGGTCTTCTACAAGAATTGAATGCTTCTGTTGCGTCAACCAAAAGTAGATTTGGATCCTTGTCATCGTTTTCCgggtataaaaaaataaaaccagcGATAATTCCATGCTCAG AGTGTATGAAAATacttgataaatttatatcaCAATGTGCTTTAAATGAAGGTTTCTTGAAACCCGTAATATCg CTACGAGAATTTTGTGAAACGTCAGTCTCAGCAGATCCTTCTTTTACAGATCGTGAT TTCAAATACTGTTTAGAGCTGGGGAAACGTCTTGCCAAAAAAACAGGAGCTAATTTTGCTGCATTACACACAAACAACCATGTCATGG GATCTTGCTCCGCCTttctaaat atgTGCCACGAACATGGTGGAGGATGGAGATGTTACTCTGGACTATGTGACGAATTAGCAGCTTGCACTG attGTCCTTACGTTATGTTACAGCTAGCTCCCCAGCAACCTTTACAACCTGAG atttgtgCTGACCGAGGTGAATGTTTCATAGGGTCAACAACAAGCAATAATGGGTATTGTGAATGTGACAACCCTTTTCGCGGCCTTGCATGTGATCAATACGTAATTCACAGTACcactgatatttaa
- the LOC128883679 gene encoding uncharacterized protein LOC128883679 isoform X2, producing MLLLRQPKVDLDPCHRFPECMKILDKFISQCALNEGFLKPVISLREFCETSVSADPSFTDRDFKYCLELGKRLAKKTGANFAALHTNNHVMGSCSAFLNMCHEHGGGWRCYSGLCDELAACTDCPYVMLQLAPQQPLQPEICADRGECFIGSTTSNNGYCECDNPFRGLACDQYVIHSTTDI from the exons ATGCTTCTGTTGCGTCAACCAAAAGTAGATTTGGATCCTTGTCATCGTTTTCCgg AGTGTATGAAAATacttgataaatttatatcaCAATGTGCTTTAAATGAAGGTTTCTTGAAACCCGTAATATCg CTACGAGAATTTTGTGAAACGTCAGTCTCAGCAGATCCTTCTTTTACAGATCGTGAT TTCAAATACTGTTTAGAGCTGGGGAAACGTCTTGCCAAAAAAACAGGAGCTAATTTTGCTGCATTACACACAAACAACCATGTCATGG GATCTTGCTCCGCCTttctaaat atgTGCCACGAACATGGTGGAGGATGGAGATGTTACTCTGGACTATGTGACGAATTAGCAGCTTGCACTG attGTCCTTACGTTATGTTACAGCTAGCTCCCCAGCAACCTTTACAACCTGAG atttgtgCTGACCGAGGTGAATGTTTCATAGGGTCAACAACAAGCAATAATGGGTATTGTGAATGTGACAACCCTTTTCGCGGCCTTGCATGTGATCAATACGTAATTCACAGTACcactgatatttaa